From one Henriciella marina DSM 19595 genomic stretch:
- the rimO gene encoding 30S ribosomal protein S12 methylthiotransferase RimO has translation MSTLVENPPIAPVKTQPKVGIVSLGCPKALVDSERIITRLRAEGYAISPDYAGADLVLVNTCGFLDSARDESLEAIGEAIEANGKVIVTGCLGAEPDVIQKAHPKVLAVTGPHQYEQVMEAVHTHLTPPPDAFTDLVPETGLKLTPRHYSYLKISEGCNNRCSFCIIPKLRGDLVSRPIHHVLTEAEQLVRAGVNELLVISQDTSAYGLDVKYAPQMWKGEEYETRFLDLARGLGSLGAWVRMHYVYPYPHVDKVIPLMADGTILPYLDIPFQHASANVLKAMKRPAKQDRVLERIQQWRRDVPGMTIRSTFIVGFPGETEEDFEILLDFIREAKIDRAGCFKYENVQHAESRDLPGHLPEEVKDERWHRFMAVQAAVSAERAEAQIGTVQDVIIDGPGEADGEMLGRSKADAPEVDGIVYLDKASHLQPGDIVSARITDADEYDLYGEPA, from the coding sequence ATGAGCACACTTGTGGAAAATCCGCCGATCGCGCCTGTGAAGACCCAGCCGAAAGTGGGCATAGTCTCGCTTGGCTGCCCGAAGGCGCTGGTCGATTCTGAGCGCATCATCACGCGGCTGCGCGCCGAAGGCTATGCGATCTCACCGGACTATGCGGGGGCAGACCTTGTTCTCGTCAATACGTGCGGCTTCCTCGACAGCGCGCGCGATGAGAGCCTCGAAGCTATCGGCGAGGCGATCGAGGCAAATGGCAAGGTGATCGTCACGGGCTGCCTTGGTGCAGAACCGGACGTCATCCAGAAGGCGCATCCCAAGGTTCTCGCCGTCACGGGCCCGCATCAATATGAGCAGGTGATGGAGGCGGTTCATACCCACCTCACGCCGCCGCCTGATGCGTTCACCGACCTTGTGCCGGAAACGGGGCTGAAGCTCACCCCGCGTCATTATTCGTATCTGAAGATTTCAGAGGGCTGTAATAATCGCTGCAGCTTCTGCATCATTCCGAAGCTGCGCGGCGACCTTGTCTCCCGGCCGATCCATCATGTCCTCACAGAGGCCGAACAGCTCGTCCGGGCCGGTGTGAATGAGCTTCTGGTGATCAGCCAGGACACGTCTGCCTATGGCCTCGACGTGAAGTACGCCCCGCAAATGTGGAAGGGCGAAGAGTATGAGACCCGCTTCCTCGACCTGGCGCGCGGGCTCGGCTCCCTCGGGGCCTGGGTGCGCATGCACTATGTTTACCCCTATCCACATGTCGACAAGGTCATCCCGCTGATGGCCGACGGGACGATCCTTCCCTATCTCGACATCCCGTTTCAGCATGCGTCTGCCAATGTGCTGAAAGCGATGAAACGCCCTGCCAAGCAGGACCGCGTCCTGGAGCGTATCCAGCAATGGCGCCGCGATGTTCCGGGCATGACCATCCGCTCGACCTTCATTGTCGGCTTTCCGGGGGAAACCGAGGAAGACTTCGAAATCCTGCTCGACTTCATCCGCGAGGCGAAGATCGACCGGGCTGGCTGCTTCAAATACGAAAACGTCCAGCACGCAGAAAGCCGCGACCTCCCGGGCCACCTGCCGGAAGAGGTCAAAGACGAACGCTGGCATCGCTTCATGGCGGTCCAGGCGGCGGTCTCGGCCGAGCGCGCCGAAGCGCAGATCGGCACCGTGCAGGATGTTATCATTGACGGGCCCGGCGAGGCTGATGGCGAGATGCTTGGGCGCAGCAAGGCCGATGCACCGGAAGTCGACGGCATCGTCTATCTCGACAAGGCCAGCCATCTTCAGCCAGGCGACATCGTCAGCGCCCGCATCACGGACGCCGACGAGTATGACCTCTACGGCGAGCCTGCCTGA
- a CDS encoding head GIN domain-containing protein — MSPRLTLAALSLSTALALPALAETRIYDVAGFDAIDVSAGIEVTFETGTSTSVIVENEDGDFDDIVVSSKDGTLTLKRPRRLSWGKRRPSYSVMVGTDALSSLEASSGSSLTGNGVSADELMLDVSSGASITVGGIVACEVSADSSSGASMELDGTCDTISAEASSGSTISASDLVCDALDAEVSSGASIRAHASDRVNAEASSGGSVRVKGGATNVTMDKSSGGSIRVSS; from the coding sequence ATGTCCCCTCGCCTCACCCTTGCCGCGCTATCCCTTAGCACCGCGCTGGCACTCCCCGCTCTTGCCGAAACCCGTATCTATGATGTCGCCGGCTTCGACGCGATTGATGTCTCGGCCGGCATTGAAGTGACGTTCGAAACCGGAACGTCCACATCAGTCATCGTCGAGAATGAAGACGGCGACTTTGACGATATCGTCGTCAGCTCCAAGGACGGCACGCTGACGCTGAAGCGCCCTCGCCGCCTCAGCTGGGGGAAAAGACGCCCGTCCTATTCGGTAATGGTTGGCACAGACGCCCTCTCCTCCCTCGAGGCCTCGTCCGGCTCAAGCCTGACCGGTAATGGCGTCAGCGCAGACGAATTGATGCTTGATGTCTCTTCTGGCGCAAGCATCACTGTTGGCGGCATTGTCGCCTGCGAAGTCAGCGCAGATTCTTCTTCGGGAGCGAGCATGGAGCTTGACGGCACCTGTGACACGATTTCGGCTGAGGCATCGTCCGGCTCGACGATTTCCGCCAGCGACCTCGTCTGTGACGCCCTGGACGCCGAAGTCTCATCTGGTGCCTCGATCCGGGCCCACGCGTCGGACCGCGTAAATGCCGAGGCCTCAAGCGGCGGCAGCGTGCGCGTAAAAGGCGGCGCAACGAATGTCACCATGGACAAGTCCAGCGGCGGCTCGATCCGCGTTTCAAGCTAG
- a CDS encoding PPK2 family polyphosphate kinase: MAKPEIDEVGQRFLAVPGQPFDLAARDSGDRVLFPDKKHARKSLQSDAAAIDELQDLLYATQERALLIVLQGMDTSGKSGVIRNVFAQTSPLGMQVKAFKAPSKEELAHDYLWRVHKAVPPKGIIGIFDRSHYEDVLVVKVREFAPADQIEQRYEQINQFEKHLSENGVTILKFMLHVGHEEQGERLKERITEPHKRWKFNPGDLEDRKLWPEFMAAYETMVERCSTPWAPWHVIPADSRTRRNAAIARIVRGALEDMDLAFPDPGLRLEDYDFS; encoded by the coding sequence ATGGCGAAACCCGAAATCGACGAGGTGGGTCAGCGTTTCCTGGCGGTGCCCGGCCAGCCATTCGACCTTGCCGCGCGTGACAGTGGCGACCGGGTGCTCTTTCCCGACAAGAAGCATGCGCGCAAGTCGCTTCAGAGCGACGCGGCCGCGATCGATGAGCTGCAGGATCTTCTCTACGCGACGCAGGAGCGTGCGCTTCTGATCGTGCTGCAGGGCATGGATACGTCAGGAAAGAGCGGCGTCATCCGCAATGTTTTCGCGCAGACCTCCCCGCTCGGCATGCAGGTGAAAGCCTTCAAGGCACCCAGCAAGGAGGAGCTGGCGCACGACTATCTCTGGCGTGTGCATAAAGCGGTGCCGCCCAAGGGCATTATCGGCATCTTTGACCGGTCTCACTATGAGGACGTGCTGGTCGTGAAGGTTCGCGAGTTTGCGCCCGCCGATCAGATCGAGCAGCGCTATGAGCAGATCAACCAGTTCGAAAAACACCTCTCCGAAAACGGGGTCACGATCCTGAAATTCATGCTGCATGTCGGTCATGAGGAGCAGGGAGAGAGACTGAAAGAGCGGATTACCGAGCCGCACAAGCGCTGGAAGTTCAATCCGGGTGACCTTGAGGACCGCAAGCTCTGGCCGGAGTTCATGGCGGCTTATGAGACGATGGTGGAGCGCTGCTCCACGCCGTGGGCCCCCTGGCATGTCATCCCGGCCGACAGCCGCACACGACGGAACGCGGCCATCGCGCGGATTGTACGCGGCGCGCTTGAGGACATGGATCTGGCGTTTCCAGACCCGGGTCTTCGGCTTGAAGACTATGATTTCAGCTGA
- the rpsD gene encoding 30S ribosomal protein S4 translates to MSRRHSTKYKIDRRVGENIWGRPKSPVNKRPTKPGQHGQGRRQKTSDYGLQLMAKQKLKFHYGDITEKQFRRTYDEANRQKGNTAENLIGLLETRLDAFVYRSKFVPTVFAARQFVNHGHVKVNGVKTNIGSFRLKVGDVVEIREKSRNIALVLEALGSPERDIPDYIDVDPKAMTATLVRVPELHDVPYAVKMEPSQVVEFYSS, encoded by the coding sequence ATGTCACGTCGTCACTCGACGAAGTACAAGATCGACCGCCGCGTCGGTGAAAATATCTGGGGCCGCCCCAAATCGCCAGTCAACAAGCGTCCGACCAAGCCAGGCCAGCATGGCCAGGGCCGCCGTCAGAAGACGTCTGACTATGGTCTTCAGCTTATGGCCAAGCAGAAGCTGAAGTTCCATTATGGCGACATCACCGAGAAGCAGTTCCGCCGCACCTATGACGAAGCAAACCGTCAAAAGGGCAACACGGCAGAGAATCTGATCGGCCTGCTCGAGACACGTCTCGACGCGTTTGTCTATCGTTCGAAGTTCGTGCCGACAGTCTTTGCTGCCCGTCAGTTCGTCAATCACGGCCACGTGAAAGTGAACGGGGTAAAGACCAATATCGGCTCTTTCCGCCTGAAAGTCGGCGACGTCGTGGAAATCCGCGAGAAGTCCCGCAACATCGCGCTCGTCCTGGAAGCCCTCGGTTCGCCTGAGCGGGATATCCCGGACTATATCGATGTTGATCCAAAAGCGATGACGGCAACGCTGGTTCGCGTGCCTGAACTCCATGACGTGCCTTATGCCGTCAAGATGGAGCCATCGCAGGTGGTCGAGTTCTACTCGTCCTAA
- a CDS encoding DEAD/DEAH box helicase has protein sequence MTQFKDLGLAEPLLRALAAEGYTDPTPIQSQVIPAMMEGHDVLGTAQTGTGKTAAFVLPILHRLSGLGTRPGPKTCRALILAPTRELAAQIADSVRVYGKHSHLSAAVVVGGLKINKQIRALERGVDILVATPGRLLDLKSQNAVRFDDVQTVVLDEADHMMDMGFLPQIKKVLQQLPKQRQTALLSATMPKDIRALADQFLKDPVNVAVSQESKPVDRIDQTVRFVPHTQKRDILTEILRGDKVESAIVFTRTKRGADRVTKHLEQAGLAAAAIHGNKSQNQRTKALDAFKSRKLLVLVATDIAARGIDIDQVSHVVNFELPNVPESYVHRIGRTARAGESGIAITLCDGEERKLLRDIEKLIGARIPTEGHVPDAPSGGGGQSNRSFDPTNRASGKPKSRSRNPNGSRGRNQGQRGGQNRQQQSSSST, from the coding sequence TTGACACAGTTCAAAGACCTCGGCCTCGCCGAGCCACTTCTTCGTGCCCTTGCTGCCGAAGGTTATACCGATCCAACCCCAATTCAGTCGCAGGTCATTCCAGCGATGATGGAAGGCCATGATGTCCTGGGCACGGCCCAGACGGGCACAGGCAAGACGGCCGCCTTCGTGCTGCCGATCCTTCACCGCCTTTCAGGCCTCGGCACCCGTCCCGGCCCAAAAACCTGTCGTGCGCTGATCCTTGCGCCGACACGTGAGCTTGCCGCGCAGATCGCAGACAGCGTTCGTGTCTATGGCAAGCACTCACACCTCTCGGCGGCGGTTGTCGTTGGGGGCCTGAAGATCAACAAGCAGATCCGTGCGCTTGAGCGCGGCGTCGACATTCTGGTGGCAACACCGGGCCGGCTGCTGGATCTGAAGTCGCAGAACGCCGTGCGCTTCGACGACGTCCAGACGGTCGTGCTGGATGAAGCCGACCACATGATGGATATGGGCTTCCTGCCGCAGATCAAGAAAGTGCTTCAGCAGTTGCCGAAACAGCGCCAGACCGCGCTTCTATCTGCAACGATGCCAAAAGACATTCGCGCGCTTGCCGACCAGTTCCTGAAAGACCCGGTCAATGTTGCGGTGTCGCAGGAGTCCAAACCTGTCGACCGGATCGACCAGACGGTCCGTTTCGTGCCGCATACGCAGAAGCGCGATATCCTGACCGAGATCCTTCGCGGCGACAAAGTCGAAAGCGCGATCGTTTTCACGCGCACAAAACGCGGCGCAGACCGTGTGACCAAGCATCTGGAACAGGCTGGCCTGGCAGCTGCTGCCATTCACGGCAACAAGAGCCAGAACCAGCGCACCAAGGCGCTTGATGCCTTCAAGAGCCGCAAGCTTCTGGTGCTGGTCGCAACGGACATCGCGGCCCGCGGGATCGACATCGATCAGGTCAGCCATGTTGTGAACTTCGAGCTGCCAAACGTACCGGAATCCTATGTGCACCGAATTGGCCGGACCGCACGTGCTGGCGAGAGCGGCATCGCGATCACGCTCTGTGATGGCGAAGAGCGCAAACTGCTGCGCGACATCGAAAAACTCATCGGCGCACGTATTCCGACCGAAGGTCATGTGCCTGATGCGCCATCCGGCGGTGGCGGGCAAAGCAATCGCTCTTTTGATCCAACCAATAGAGCCTCCGGCAAGCCCAAGTCACGCTCGCGCAACCCCAATGGGAGCCGGGGCCGCAATCAGGGTCAAAGAGGTGGTCAGAACCGGCAGCAGCAAAGCAGCTCGTCCACTTGA
- a CDS encoding DUF2270 domain-containing protein: MSDEASLQPDHPNAGSKEIGALAHLYRAEVYRSTIWRQRLDMTTNWAVVSTGIALSVSFATATASPLPIVLVGMLSVMFLFLEARRYRYFMVWKFRARLLELAVMVPILRGQGASIPQDRGTALSDDYVRPRHRISSFRALGQRLRRNYLWIFAIQYAAYLAKIWIHPIEAASIGQALERAHIGAIPGWLAIILGTCLLVAFITLTVWAWAAERADKTKMADYLDTEGPGI, translated from the coding sequence ATGTCCGACGAAGCCTCCCTGCAGCCAGACCACCCGAATGCCGGGTCCAAGGAAATCGGTGCCCTCGCCCATCTTTACCGGGCAGAGGTCTATCGATCGACGATCTGGCGCCAGCGTCTCGATATGACGACCAACTGGGCTGTCGTGTCCACGGGCATTGCCCTTTCTGTCAGTTTCGCGACCGCGACCGCGTCTCCGCTGCCGATCGTTCTGGTTGGCATGCTGTCAGTCATGTTCCTTTTTCTCGAGGCGCGCCGCTACCGGTACTTCATGGTGTGGAAGTTTCGCGCGCGCCTGCTTGAGCTCGCGGTCATGGTGCCGATCCTGCGGGGGCAGGGCGCGTCGATCCCGCAGGACAGGGGCACGGCGCTGTCCGACGATTATGTGCGCCCCCGGCACCGAATCTCGTCTTTCCGGGCGCTCGGCCAGCGACTGCGTCGCAATTATCTCTGGATTTTTGCAATCCAGTACGCCGCCTACCTGGCGAAGATATGGATCCATCCGATCGAAGCAGCCTCCATCGGTCAGGCGCTTGAGCGGGCCCATATTGGCGCCATCCCGGGCTGGCTGGCCATCATTCTCGGCACGTGCCTGCTCGTCGCCTTCATTACGCTGACCGTGTGGGCATGGGCCGCAGAGCGCGCCGACAAGACGAAGATGGCAGATTATCTCGATACCGAAGGACCAGGCATCTAG
- a CDS encoding BlaI/MecI/CopY family transcriptional regulator, producing the protein MQIAPAELEIMNVLWDQPGLGASEIADALASDKSWNIRTIKTMLGRLVEKGALTTEAEGRRYLYRPLVKPGDYRRKEARQFVDRMFGGRAAPLVAHLADGKGLSDQDIAELEALLGKLKK; encoded by the coding sequence ATGCAGATTGCACCCGCCGAACTCGAAATCATGAATGTCCTCTGGGATCAGCCTGGCCTCGGCGCGAGCGAGATCGCCGATGCGCTGGCGTCCGACAAGAGCTGGAACATCCGCACCATCAAGACGATGCTTGGCCGGCTGGTCGAAAAAGGCGCGCTGACGACCGAAGCTGAGGGGCGTCGCTATCTCTACCGGCCGCTGGTCAAGCCCGGCGACTATCGCCGCAAGGAAGCCCGCCAGTTCGTCGACCGGATGTTTGGGGGACGTGCGGCGCCGCTTGTTGCTCATCTGGCTGATGGCAAGGGCCTCAGCGACCAGGACATTGCCGAACTTGAAGCGCTTTTGGGGAAACTGAAGAAATGA
- a CDS encoding M56 family metallopeptidase, with protein sequence MTVLTDLHPLLLNSLQTSLAVGVLFALVLLARRPFARQFGAKAAYALWLVPLARLAMPPIPANFSIFGLLGPTEAVSSTTVTTVQERTHALAITEAHSGQPHLADLPSLPAVPVPPPVELSEPGLLDAFVQVAPQLILPVWIAGVVMMLGVAWRRQAVFHQLIRDDSDEASERIAAMTNEIAGELGVKRGFDVRTSLLNGSPLVTGLIRPVILLPAWIEEDYSPREQRDALTHELMHVKRNDLLALQAAQLVLALQWFNPLAHLAMRAFRVDQEAACDADVLRAGTSSAFSYGQTLIKAARLAGPADGAFRGANLTLTHPIKERLILMQNAAPTLRRRLLGSTLALTLGSAAIVATASCAASAAPMQAGDNELAGGEEKIERHTRVYRFGSTGGDEDRQFVLLSDPFQKLEPRLKKLEALDLSDLESEMEVLSLEMGDLSELTELQSLAELEALGELGELGMLAGLGALGSLGDVNLDISLSEIGELNIKSVETEDGVRIMLARPGAETISIDPDEMEEMIEAHAEKIEAYAERHEERAEIISVRLAERMESRAQRMEELGEKMELRIERAFEDGLEDDLKSAGEVVEEMAEQCEDRELSLNAPTIISYTAEDGETYRALCVTGAPDRLADEDVISFVQTTPELSDEERGRFGETRTYSYSYSSSEN encoded by the coding sequence ATGACCGTCCTGACCGATCTGCACCCGCTGTTGCTGAACAGCCTACAGACGAGCCTCGCAGTTGGCGTGCTCTTCGCGCTCGTCCTCCTGGCCCGCCGCCCATTTGCCCGCCAGTTCGGCGCGAAGGCCGCATATGCGCTCTGGCTGGTGCCACTGGCGCGCCTCGCCATGCCGCCTATTCCAGCGAACTTCTCGATTTTTGGTCTGCTTGGCCCGACCGAAGCTGTCTCTTCAACGACAGTCACAACCGTACAGGAACGCACGCACGCGCTCGCGATCACAGAGGCCCATTCGGGCCAGCCTCACCTTGCTGATCTGCCATCGCTTCCGGCAGTTCCCGTTCCCCCGCCGGTTGAGCTTTCCGAGCCCGGGCTATTGGACGCCTTCGTTCAGGTCGCCCCGCAGCTGATCCTGCCTGTCTGGATTGCGGGTGTCGTGATGATGCTGGGCGTCGCCTGGCGCAGGCAGGCGGTTTTCCATCAGCTCATCCGCGACGATTCCGATGAGGCATCCGAGCGCATCGCTGCAATGACGAATGAGATCGCTGGCGAGCTAGGCGTCAAGCGCGGCTTCGACGTCCGCACCAGCCTGCTTAATGGCAGCCCGCTGGTGACCGGTCTCATCCGGCCCGTCATCCTGCTGCCGGCCTGGATCGAAGAAGACTATTCACCACGCGAACAACGCGATGCGCTGACCCACGAGCTGATGCACGTGAAGCGCAATGACCTCCTTGCCCTGCAGGCCGCCCAGCTCGTACTGGCGCTGCAGTGGTTCAACCCACTTGCTCACCTCGCCATGCGGGCTTTCCGCGTGGATCAGGAGGCAGCTTGTGACGCCGATGTGCTTCGGGCGGGAACATCGTCGGCGTTCTCCTATGGCCAGACCCTTATCAAGGCGGCGCGCCTTGCAGGACCGGCCGATGGTGCCTTCCGGGGCGCCAATCTGACCCTGACGCATCCCATAAAAGAAAGACTTATCCTGATGCAGAATGCCGCCCCAACGCTCCGCCGCCGCCTTCTCGGTTCCACTCTCGCGCTGACGCTCGGCTCCGCCGCCATCGTTGCGACCGCCTCCTGCGCCGCCTCTGCCGCGCCGATGCAGGCTGGCGACAATGAACTCGCAGGGGGTGAGGAAAAAATCGAACGTCACACCAGGGTTTATCGCTTCGGCTCGACCGGCGGTGATGAAGACCGGCAGTTTGTCCTGTTAAGCGATCCATTCCAGAAACTGGAACCTCGCCTCAAGAAGCTTGAGGCACTGGACCTCTCCGACCTCGAATCGGAAATGGAAGTGCTGTCCCTCGAAATGGGAGACCTCAGCGAGCTGACCGAGCTTCAAAGTCTCGCCGAGCTGGAAGCACTGGGTGAATTAGGGGAGCTTGGTATGCTCGCCGGATTGGGGGCCCTTGGAAGCCTCGGCGACGTCAACCTCGACATTTCATTGTCCGAAATCGGTGAGCTCAACATCAAGAGCGTCGAAACAGAAGATGGCGTCAGGATCATGCTCGCCCGTCCCGGTGCAGAAACGATCAGCATCGACCCCGACGAGATGGAAGAGATGATCGAGGCACATGCCGAAAAAATCGAAGCGTATGCCGAGCGTCATGAAGAACGCGCCGAAATCATCTCCGTCAGGCTGGCTGAACGTATGGAAAGCCGCGCCCAAAGGATGGAAGAGCTCGGCGAGAAAATGGAACTTCGCATTGAGCGCGCCTTTGAAGACGGTCTCGAGGATGACCTGAAATCAGCCGGCGAAGTCGTCGAAGAAATGGCCGAGCAATGCGAAGATCGTGAGCTTTCTCTGAACGCCCCGACCATCATAAGCTATACCGCCGAAGACGGAGAGACCTATCGCGCCCTTTGCGTGACCGGCGCCCCCGACCGGCTTGCCGATGAGGATGTCATCAGCTTCGTCCAGACCACGCCCGAACTAAGCGATGAGGAACGTGGCCGTTTCGGCGAGACCCGCACCTATAGCTATTCCTATTCCTCGTCCGAGAACTGA
- a CDS encoding NUDIX domain-containing protein, whose translation MSKDKERPTRNGPWTVHSTELSYENPWIRVETSKVAHPDGSPGIYGVVRYANLAIGVLPIDATGQTWIVGQHRFPFDAYSWELPEGGGPKGEDPLAAAGRELAEETGLAAAHWQEIGRWDLSNSVSDEKAVGYLAWGLTEGEAKPEPSEDLQIRRLPFADLRDLCLSGEITDAFTHLMVFASIARAKRGELPGAVSRYLI comes from the coding sequence ATGTCCAAAGACAAAGAGCGCCCCACCCGCAATGGCCCCTGGACCGTCCATTCCACTGAGCTTTCCTATGAGAACCCCTGGATCCGCGTCGAGACCAGCAAGGTTGCGCATCCCGATGGCAGCCCTGGCATCTATGGCGTCGTGCGATATGCGAACCTTGCGATCGGCGTCCTGCCGATAGATGCGACCGGCCAGACCTGGATCGTTGGCCAGCACAGATTTCCCTTCGACGCATATAGCTGGGAGCTGCCGGAGGGTGGCGGGCCGAAGGGCGAGGACCCGTTGGCGGCTGCCGGCAGGGAACTGGCAGAGGAGACCGGATTAGCCGCCGCACACTGGCAGGAAATCGGGCGCTGGGACCTTTCCAATTCCGTCAGCGATGAGAAGGCGGTTGGCTATCTCGCCTGGGGGCTGACAGAAGGCGAGGCAAAGCCGGAGCCATCAGAGGACCTTCAGATAAGGCGACTACCATTTGCCGATCTGCGTGACCTTTGCCTGTCGGGTGAGATTACGGACGCCTTCACCCATCTTATGGTTTTTGCGTCGATTGCGCGGGCGAAGCGCGGAGAGTTGCCCGGCGCGGTTTCAAGATATCTGATATAG
- a CDS encoding sulfite exporter TauE/SafE family protein, with the protein MSWVSAVIILLATLLTAFISGIFGMAGGLILMGVLTALLPVASAMIVHGAIQMVSNGWRAFLLRRHIKWGIFMRYAAGSAGAVILLVLLAWRPDKTIVYLLLGLTPLMVWIPRKVFDLDIQKRGQAEAAGFIVQALNTLAGVAGPLLDLFFVRTDMTRQAIVATKSATQVLAHLVKIAFWSLPILAAAGSVHIPPLWLFALAIPLSMTGTWLGGLVLDRMSDVNFKRWMRWLVTVIGLVYLARAAGLL; encoded by the coding sequence ATGAGCTGGGTGAGCGCCGTCATCATTCTTCTTGCAACGCTTCTGACAGCGTTCATCTCCGGCATTTTCGGCATGGCGGGCGGGCTCATTCTGATGGGCGTGCTGACCGCGCTCCTGCCTGTCGCCAGCGCGATGATTGTCCACGGCGCCATCCAGATGGTCTCAAACGGATGGCGCGCTTTTCTCTTACGGCGGCACATAAAATGGGGCATCTTCATGCGCTATGCGGCGGGGTCTGCTGGCGCCGTCATTCTTCTAGTCCTGCTTGCCTGGCGACCTGACAAGACCATCGTCTATCTCCTGCTGGGCCTGACGCCGCTCATGGTCTGGATCCCGCGCAAGGTCTTCGATCTCGACATCCAGAAGCGCGGACAGGCCGAGGCAGCAGGCTTCATCGTTCAGGCCCTCAACACGCTGGCAGGTGTTGCGGGCCCGCTGCTCGACCTTTTTTTCGTGCGCACCGACATGACCCGTCAGGCGATCGTGGCAACGAAATCCGCGACGCAGGTCCTGGCACACCTCGTCAAGATCGCTTTCTGGAGCCTGCCGATCCTCGCCGCTGCGGGCAGTGTCCATATCCCGCCGCTCTGGCTTTTCGCGCTCGCCATTCCCCTCTCGATGACGGGGACATGGCTGGGCGGCCTGGTTCTGGACCGGATGAGCGACGTCAATTTCAAACGCTGGATGCGCTGGCTCGTGACCGTGATCGGCCTTGTCTATCTCGCCCGAGCAGCAGGCCTTCTCTGA
- a CDS encoding porin family protein, with the protein MLKTMLIGATAAGAMIAAAGTANAQSYSEDQGFYLQGGYSYLDIQPDGADSGVDTNAITARAGYQFNDWFSLESDITTGIDDGEFDYNVDEDDFDLDDNNDGDFNDLIAGSGDIGLNYLVGVYGKAEVPVTERLDAFGRAGYAFIDLDANIQTPGGTTLTTIEDSEDGAALGGGLDYALTEDWNLRGEYTWYGFGNTDTHAAMVSAGYKF; encoded by the coding sequence ATGTTGAAGACCATGCTTATCGGCGCCACTGCAGCAGGTGCCATGATCGCCGCCGCTGGTACGGCCAATGCTCAATCCTATTCCGAGGACCAGGGCTTCTACCTGCAAGGCGGCTACAGCTATCTCGACATTCAGCCGGATGGCGCAGATAGCGGCGTCGACACGAATGCGATCACCGCGCGTGCCGGTTATCAGTTCAATGACTGGTTCAGCCTCGAATCCGACATTACCACGGGTATCGATGACGGCGAATTCGACTACAATGTCGACGAAGACGACTTCGATCTCGATGACAATAATGATGGTGACTTCAATGACCTGATTGCCGGGTCAGGTGACATCGGCCTCAACTATCTGGTTGGCGTCTACGGCAAGGCTGAAGTCCCAGTGACCGAGCGTCTCGATGCCTTCGGCCGCGCGGGCTATGCCTTCATTGATCTGGACGCAAACATCCAGACACCTGGCGGCACGACGCTCACCACCATCGAAGACTCTGAAGACGGCGCAGCGCTGGGCGGCGGTCTCGACTATGCGCTGACCGAAGACTGGAATCTGCGCGGTGAGTACACCTGGTATGGGTTCGGCAATACCGACACCCATGCTGCTATGGTTTCAGCGGGCTACAAGTTCTAG
- a CDS encoding helix-turn-helix domain-containing protein, with amino-acid sequence MTSSSEADELPGEIIVRLDVMLALRKRKAKDVAAEIGMTEANLSLLKSGKVKGVRFDTMIRLCHALDCTPGELLEYVPADAGERR; translated from the coding sequence ATGACCAGTTCGTCTGAGGCAGATGAGCTGCCTGGCGAAATCATTGTGCGGCTGGACGTCATGCTCGCGCTTCGCAAGCGTAAGGCGAAAGACGTCGCTGCTGAGATCGGGATGACAGAAGCCAACCTCTCGCTGTTGAAATCAGGCAAGGTCAAAGGTGTCAGGTTCGACACGATGATCCGCCTTTGCCACGCGCTGGACTGCACGCCAGGAGAGCTGCTGGAGTACGTTCCGGCTGACGCGGGCGAGCGTCGTTAA